The Candidatus Uhrbacteria bacterium genome has a segment encoding these proteins:
- a CDS encoding Ig-like domain-containing protein produces MKQRLTAVRPLLSMAVFTFVALLGLSFVLPVFAQTSQENLEVIGTQAGIGGGADLFTIIGRIINVALGFVGIILLGLLLYAGYLWMTSGGDSAKIEQAKSYIRNAIIGLIIIASSFAIVNFILAQLAGVTGFGGTGTGPFGGGGFGFPGSAGSLGSGIIETHLPQRDATGVPRNTPIVVTFKEPIRVDSFIKDWTEATSGTINGLNDDAIKIYPTSDRSTALTSAQASVRFTPDRKTFVIRPVELLGNPTSNTDYTVELLGGSSGIVLADGTQAFGGAFSGGYRWQFQVSTVVDNTPPRITAVIPSDGGTFAPNIVVQINFNEPVDPTAAAGVWNGTAGFTNIEVNATPASGPEVRPSGEFRISNGYRTVEFTTDLACGTNSCGSTVYCLPTDASIAVIARAPTLSDTPPQAFLSGSGYDGITDMVGNALDGNGDGDAQGSDADSTPGNDNYGWSFGTRGAPNLSAPRIESTDPIAGDLIDSSNLPLDRNPTADFDSVLQSSTVNSDTVEIQTNEPSSMADTWWWSLSQDPLTETGALAGVGDIATKGRLTIDHRLYSPASSTAPGAVQPTYQPIVHSGVQNVYQNCFNPAASDRCTADSSEPNCCDGVSQSGVCSDLTPTP; encoded by the coding sequence TTGAAACAACGGTTAACTGCCGTGCGACCGCTTTTGTCGATGGCGGTTTTTACGTTTGTCGCCCTGCTTGGCTTGTCATTCGTTCTTCCGGTTTTTGCACAAACCTCGCAAGAGAATCTTGAAGTCATCGGAACCCAGGCCGGTATCGGTGGGGGAGCAGATCTTTTTACCATCATCGGCCGCATCATTAATGTCGCGCTCGGCTTTGTCGGCATCATTCTCCTCGGTCTCTTGCTCTACGCAGGTTACCTTTGGATGACGTCTGGCGGCGATTCGGCAAAAATTGAACAAGCAAAATCTTACATCCGTAATGCGATCATCGGGTTGATCATTATTGCGTCCTCCTTCGCAATCGTAAACTTTATTCTTGCTCAGCTCGCTGGTGTTACCGGTTTCGGCGGTACAGGTACCGGTCCGTTTGGCGGCGGTGGCTTTGGCTTTCCGGGTTCTGCTGGTTCTCTTGGTAGCGGCATCATCGAGACACATCTTCCACAGCGCGATGCAACCGGCGTTCCGCGTAACACGCCGATCGTTGTCACTTTTAAGGAACCGATTCGCGTCGACTCCTTCATCAAGGACTGGACCGAGGCGACTTCCGGCACAATCAACGGCCTAAACGACGACGCGATCAAGATCTATCCCACGAGTGATCGCAGCACGGCTCTGACCTCGGCTCAGGCAAGCGTCCGTTTTACCCCAGACCGCAAAACGTTTGTCATTCGTCCTGTTGAGTTGCTGGGCAACCCAACCAGCAACACCGACTACACCGTCGAGTTGCTCGGCGGAAGCTCCGGCATCGTTCTTGCTGACGGTACGCAGGCTTTTGGCGGTGCCTTCTCCGGCGGCTATCGTTGGCAATTCCAGGTCTCAACCGTTGTCGATAACACTCCGCCGCGTATCACGGCTGTTATTCCTTCCGATGGCGGTACATTTGCGCCAAACATCGTCGTTCAAATCAATTTCAATGAACCTGTCGATCCAACCGCCGCTGCCGGTGTATGGAACGGTACCGCAGGCTTTACCAATATCGAGGTCAACGCGACTCCTGCATCCGGTCCAGAGGTGCGCCCTTCCGGTGAATTCCGGATTAGCAATGGCTACCGCACCGTAGAATTTACAACCGATCTCGCTTGTGGAACCAACTCCTGCGGCAGTACGGTTTATTGTTTGCCAACGGACGCCTCGATCGCCGTGATCGCGAGAGCGCCAACATTGTCCGACACGCCCCCGCAAGCCTTCCTCTCAGGCTCCGGTTACGACGGTATCACCGACATGGTTGGAAACGCGCTCGATGGTAATGGCGACGGCGACGCCCAAGGCTCCGACGCCGACTCAACCCCGGGTAACGACAACTACGGCTGGTCCTTTGGTACACGTGGCGCGCCAAATCTTTCCGCCCCCCGTATTGAATCCACAGACCCAATTGCCGGTGATCTCATCGATTCAAGCAATCTTCCGCTCGATCGCAATCCAACAGCTGACTTTGATTCCGTCCTTCAATCATCCACGGTCAACTCGGACACGGTCGAGATTCAAACCAACGAACCTTCAAGCATGGCCGACACCTGGTGGTGGTCGCTTTCGCAAGATCCTCTGACTGAAACGGGTGCGCTAGCAGGGGTCGGCGACATCGCCACCAAAGGCCGTCTCACGATTGACCACCGTCTCTACTCGCCAGCTTCCTCCACTGCTCCCGGTGCCGTTCAGCCGACCTATCAGCCAATCGTTCACTCCGGCGTCCAGAACGTTTACCAGAACTGCTTCAATCCAGCCGCTTCCGACCGCTGCACCGCCGACTCAAGCGAACCAAATTGCTGTGACGGCGTCTCGCAAAGCGGCGTCTGTTCCGACCTCACCCCAACACCATGA
- a CDS encoding GatB/YqeY domain-containing protein, with protein MTVLERVETDFKTAMKSKDELALSVMRLVRSALKNKQIELGRDLKDEDTHAVLKTMIKQYQDALTDFQAAGRQDLLERQQKEIDLIAQYLPPSLPAEELEKIVSEAVKSSGATDMGKAMGAAMKAVAGRADGNEVRAIVQRQLSG; from the coding sequence ATGACTGTTCTCGAACGCGTGGAAACGGACTTCAAGACCGCGATGAAATCCAAGGATGAGCTCGCCCTCTCGGTTATGCGGCTTGTGCGATCGGCGCTAAAAAACAAGCAGATTGAATTAGGTCGCGATCTCAAGGATGAGGATACGCACGCTGTTTTAAAAACGATGATCAAGCAATATCAAGACGCGCTCACGGATTTTCAGGCTGCCGGCCGCCAAGACTTGCTTGAACGTCAGCAGAAAGAGATTGATCTCATCGCCCAGTACCTACCTCCGTCATTGCCGGCGGAAGAGTTGGAGAAAATCGTCAGCGAGGCAGTGAAATCATCTGGTGCAACCGATATGGGCAAGGCAATGGGCGCTGCCATGAAGGCTGTTGCAGGTCGTGCCGACGGCAATGAAGTGCGTGCCATTGTCCAGCGTCAATTATCAGGGTAA